The following is a genomic window from Saccopteryx bilineata isolate mSacBil1 chromosome 4, mSacBil1_pri_phased_curated, whole genome shotgun sequence.
acaagtaagttgccacaattacaagttgatgcttctcatctctctcccttcctgcctgtctctgtctctggcaaaacaaacaaacatttcttccccgttttctaaatttttatatttaatatttgatcCTTTTGGAATTTGCTTTGATCTAAAgaatccatttttattattttctggttGGCTGGCCAGGTATTCTGTCTTTTCCACTCTTATGATGTGCTATCTCTAATCAAGTACAAATGAAGTTCCCTTATGTGTGTGTGGCTCTATACACTGCTGAATTCCTTGCACTTAGCTATTATCgcctttttattttccagaacTAAACTGTTTAATTACTAGAGTGTTACAATATGTTTTAACATCTGGGACTTCCTCCTCCAGCTTCTCCTGTCTCTTTTCTCCCATATTTACTtctatttatgaattttatattaGATTGTTTaggtataaaattaaatttttagtacAAAAGAATCAGATTAAATGTATGGATTAATTTAGGGGAGGTTTCACCTGTAATTATGGTCTGTTTATCCAAGCACCAACATAtgcttttttacatatatattaaattctttGCCTTCAGTGTTTAGTTTAGGTAACTTACTGCATTTTCTAATATCAAAACTCTTGAGTGTTTCTTTGGGAATATAATCAGTCATGTGATCTGTCAGTGATCATTTACATCTTTCTAATTTTTACGTGCCTGTGTTTTATTCGGGACTGTGCCCGTGAGCGGGGTGCACAGCCCTGAACTCGCTCCTGGGGCTCCTGCTGCAGGCACACTCTGATCAGGAAGCTCAGTCAGCTGAGAGAGAGCGAGCCAGACCTGGCCCAGCTGCTCGTCGATCAGGTGAGTCCCCTGGAGACTGGCGGACAGCTTGCAGCCAGCGGGCGGCCAGTCTGTGAGCCTGCACCTTCCCCTGAGCCAGACAGCTCAGGCTCCTAAAACGCTGTTATAAGGACAGCTctcaccctctcttctctctgcgtTGAATTGCCCCTTAGTCGGAAGTAGGACAGCCCCCGCCCCAGCAACCAGGTCACCACCCTGCCTTTCAGATCTACGAGAACGCCATGATCGCAGCAGGGCTCGTGGATGACCCCCGACCCATGGTGGCTCGCCTGAACAACCTGCTCGTCAAGGCCCTGGAGCGACACTGATGGAGCAGGCTGGGCCCTGTGGCCCAGGGGTGCAGCACAGCAGCCAGAGGGGCCCCGGGTCGTCCCTGCCCCTAGGGCCCCAGGGGAGTGACAATGGAACTGTGTGTCTCTGCCATGGGAAGAGGAGGCGGGGTAGGAATGACTGGATACAACAATGAGAACATCCCTCTTTTGacctttattaaattaaaaggtATTTCTTAATCTAAATGTTAGACTTTGTGTGCATACTGGTTGGGAAAGTTACTCTGGTGACACAACTCCATACTTATGATGGAAGCAGGTACAGTGAGGAAAAGCCCACTTCTGGTCCCCTTTCTCAAGCTGCGGTGCTGGTCAGGGGGACAGTAGGGAAGGGACAGAGGGCTGCTGGCCGCTGGCCGTGTGCATCGGGAACTCCGTCCCCAGAACCTGAGCAGGACAGGATCAGCCACCATCTTCAGGGTGCAGGTCTCCAGCCAGGGCCCCGGACCTGCTCTTGTCAGGCTCTCCTCAGAGTCACCTCCACTGGGTAGTGGTCACTGATGGCTTGGGCCTGTGGAGAAACAGGCAGTGAGCACGGGGATGCCCATGTGGCGGTTCTCATGAGGGCCAGGACTTGAGCCCAGACACTGCACGCTATCACATCTGCCTGGGAGGAGGCTCCCAGGGCTGTGGACAAGGGTTCTTTCAAGTCAATGAAATAAGCAGTAATTCTACAAGTGCTGCGAGTCTGGGTCTCACTCCCCCCGTGCCCAAGCCCCCAGTAGAGACAGCCTGTACAAGATGGTCACATACAGTCTGGTTGCTCAGTCCATATGCTGCTTGGAAGTCAAAGGGAGTGGCTGAGTCAGGAACAACAGCGTGTTGGAGCAGAGTGCCAGCAACCACGATCCTGCAGCACCAGACACAGGAAGGTCCCCTTCAGCCCACTGTCCAGCTCTGTGCACTTAACCCTCGGACCCCACCGTGTCCCCCCAGCGCATCCCGACAAGCTGAGCTGCAGGACCTGAGCACTTCACCCAGCCCAGGCGCCTGGCCTTCACCTGCCGTAGGTCCAACTGAGGAAGCTGCAGGAGCCAGCTCCCGTCTGGCCTGTGTGGCCCTTGGGTGTCCCTGCCCAGGGAAGGCCCCCAGGCCAGGACCAGCTTTGTACCTGGCCAGACCCAAACTGGGCACCACTGGCTGACCTGCACCCTGGAGACTGCTCAGAGGAGACGAGTAACATGGTCACCCCTACACTTGCTTTTCCTGACAAAGACTGCTGCTGTTCCACTTCTAAGTGGTCTGCAGCTCAGGAGGCCGAGTCTCCTCAAAGGTGTTGGGAACCGCGTCTGAAGATGGGCCTCAATAGAGGTCGCAGCTGCTTGGGGAGGTGTCCCCGTCCACACGCTGAGCCTGCAGAACTCACTGGGGACACACTGCTCACCTGTCATAAGCACAGTGCGTGGCCGTGACCGTGGTGTCAGCAGTGTCAGGAATCAGCCACTGGAAGATGGGGGTCGTGCGCAGGCGGATGGATGACCAGTGCGAAGGGGTCACATAGCTGCAGCCAGCATTGAAATCGCCCATCAACATGATGTCCTACCAGGAGACGCCAGCCGGTTGGCCCAGGGACAGAACAGGGTCCTTAGCAGCCCAATCCAATGTGTGGGGCCTCACCTCGATGTCCCACTTCTGCCGGACATCCAGGTAGACATCGTAGAGATAGTCGATCTCAGCCACTGCGTCCAGGGGGGCCGCGTGGAGGGGCACGATGGCAAACTCCTTGACCTCTGTGGGGAAGGCAGTCGTGCTCAGCGAGGGGGCAGGGTCGGGCGGTTCCATTCTGCTCTGCAGGGGTATCGGCCTGGCTCAGTCACGTGTTTAGGGCTGGGGTGAGGGACACATGAGACAgtcctgggggtggggtaggggtgtATGTTTCCCTAAGTAACTTCAACACAAAACCAGAGCAGTGGGGTGAAGAGAGCAGCCAGCTCCCCGGAGGGGTGCACGGCAGGGGCATTATGTGATGTGGGTCTTCAAAGCGTCCCAGGAAGGGGCAGCGGCCTCTGGCAGCGGCACTCACGGGTAAATGGGGAGGAGAACTTAACGATGGCTGGCTCTCGGCTGAAGGTGTCATTCCCACAGGGCTCACAGCCATCGTCATACTGGTAGCTGTCCAGCAGGGACACCTGGTCAGGTCTGCAGAAGGCCAGGACAGAGGGTGCTTACTCAGGTTGGGGGCACTGCCTCATCTCGCTAAACCCACCTGTTGCTGCGGGCAGGGGCCCAAGCTAAGCTAGGACGTCACACAGACCCTCCAGCTGGAGCTCCTGCCcatccatggcctcgcctcaccATGTCGTGAGGCCTCGGGGCATAGCAGGCACCCGGGAGGGTGAGCAGCCCAGCTCTTACCCTGCCTTGGGGCCTCCATTCTTGCCCCCACTCCTGGAGAAGTGGCTCATGGGCTTTTTAGACACCCCCCCTTTTGTATCAGCGACTTCAGAGGAGATGGCCACATCTTGGCACCCGGCTTTACCTGAACAGGAAGAGGTAGCGCTCCTTATAGGTGCTGCGACCCAGGGGCTCGCTGACTATATAGTGATAGGTGTTAGGGTCATCCCTAGATTGAAGAAACAAATGTACCAGTCAGGGACCACAGGGGACATCCTACTGCCTACAGCAAGTCTCTTGCCCACATCCGCGTCCCTGGGGCCTGGCCGATAGCACTGAGCCCTGAAGGGACGGGCACTGTTCCCACTGCCTCCCCAGGCCCAGCCACCGTCACGCACTGATTCAGTCTGTCCAGCAGCTTCCCCACGGCTGTCAGGTGGCTGTCTCTGACCTCCTGGACCAGGGCGATGTCATAGCGACTGAGGATCTAGGGACAGGGCCACAGTGGTGCTGAGCAGGGCCTGGCTGGGTGGAAGCTGGGGCGTCTGGGCGGTACCCGCTTCATGTCCTTGCAGGGACCAAGCTGCTCTTTCCCGGGGTACTTTCACATTGTTTGCCCTGCCACCTGATGAGGTCAGCCACAGCAGTGACCGGAACCCTGTCCCCACAACTGACTGGGGGCAAAACAGACCTGAGAGTCTGTGATTGCCTTTAGGACTGACCACTGGCCCAGTGTCCCCAGGGCCTATTAGAGCACCCTTCCACCCCTGGGTTCCTTGGGGATAAGCTGGACCGGACCTACCTGCACAATGTAGTTGACGAGGGTGGCATTGGACATCTTGGTCTCCCCAAAAGTCTGGATGTTGAAGGCTGCTATTCTCAGAGGCAGGGCCACGTGTAGCACACCAGCAAGGGTGAGCAACACTCCCATCAGCCTGGCATCCATTCTGGAGAAGGGACATTCGTATGTGGGTCTGGTGAGAGACTGCGCCTTCTTCTCTGAGTCTGGCTGTGCAGAGCTGGTGGAGCCCAAGGCTGATAACTGTCTTCATGGGCAGTGCTGAGCGGCCCGGGTGAGCCGCAACCCTCTCACCCGTTCCCAGAGAGCCAGGCACCAGCACCAAGGAAAGGCCCTCAGGGtcttcccacccctccaccccccagaaGACAAGCCCCGGAGTGTCGCCAGCCTGAGGAGGTGCTCTAGTGGTGGGACCTGGCTCGCTGCCTTCCCTGCTGCAGGCCCCACCTCCCTAGATGGGCCAGGGCTCACAGCTTGGCCACAGTCGCCCAGAAGTCCTCCTCTATGCCTCTGGACTTGGTGCCCACCCTCCAACTGGCCACACACGTCACTCAGCTCTTGGACACTAACTAGACACACTCACCTGAAATGTGACTTCCACCAAAGATGATGAGAATTCTGCCAAGAACCAGGAATTgatactttttccttttgttgctttaagaaaagaaaaataatttacaaaggtAAGTCTATTAAGAAACACAGCTGAGAGGCCCGTGCAGAGCTGCTACAGCTCTGAGTCCCCACACAGGGAATGCCTGGGGTTTTAAAGGTTTAGGCGGCTGGGACCTTTCCAGGGGCATTACCTGAAGGACACAGAACAGTGGTGCTGCCTGTGTGGCTTTCCCACACAGCTGAGTGGCTGGCATGTGTTTGTTTTAACAGTCACAGGGTCTTCGTGCTGTAAAAAAGAACACCTGACGGTATTTGCACTTAGTTTTAAAAAGTCTAATAAGTGAGCCAGAGGCTCGTGGCCGTCACACATGCTGCTCTCCCAAGGGTGGGGAGCGGGTGTGCTCTGGAGGGCGGGGTCCTGGCTGCACTTCGGTTTGCAGGACTTGAGATAATGACCTTGGGACCAGTGGTCAAGGCCAGACTTCTCACATTGCTTGTTGCAGATGGAGCCCGTGGTGGCTGCTCTGTGGTTCAggaggttgtttgtttgtttgtttgtttgttttagtgagagagacaggaatggaggaagatgaggaacatcaacttgtagctgcggcacttttagttgttcattgattgcttctcatacatgtcttaactgggggtctccagctgagccagtgaccccttattcaagccagcgaccttgggcttcaagccaatgaccttttgggctcaagctggtgagcctgcgatcaagccagtgacttcaaggttttgaacttgggacctcagtgtcccccagatcaacgctctatgcactgcaccaccaccagtcaggcccagCCCCTCTTCTTAACCCACCAGCTGTGAGGGCTGCAGGCCTGGCTGGAAGACGACGCTCTTATGTGCTGTGCAGCCCTGGGAGCTGCAGGATCTGGTGCCAGGCAGGGGTGGGGACTGCAGGGCCCACCTCGGTTGGCAGCAAGGCCGTGGAGAGTCTTGAAGCAGGAAGAGCTCCTGTGCGCTCCAGGTGCAGATGACCCAAGTCACAGGACACTGTCAGGCAGCAACTCAGGGTTCCCGACAGGCCTTGGGTCCAGTCATTTCTTTTTTGGATCCTTGACTTTCCCACTTGTATTCTTTTCTTGTGACTGCTGTAATAAGTCACttcaaacttggtggcttaaaacagtaGGAGTTTATTCTCTTTTAGAGGGTAGAGTCCAAGCTCCACTTCACTGAGCTGCAGTCTCATTGTCGCAGGGTTGCGCTCACCCCGGAGGCTCTGGGGGAgggtccttcctgcctcttccgCTTCCAGGGGCTCCTGGTGTACTTGGCTTGTGGCCATATCACTCTCatttctgcctccatcttcacactgCCTTCTGTGTGTCAGTTCTCCACCTGCCCCCTTTCATGGGGACTGACTGGATTTAAAGTCCTCCCAGATAATCCAGGGCCATCTCTGCATCTCAAGACCCTTTCTCACGTCCGCAGAGTCCTTCCTGCCACGTGCGTTTCAGATTCCAGGCTTCAGGTTCACGATCCCAGGTATTAGGACATGGATAACTTTGGGGGCGCCATTATGCAGCCCGCCACCCATCCAAGGGGACTCTGCCCCACGTGGGGAGGGCTGGGTCCCTCCTAGGATGGAAGGATCATTGTGTGAAGGTGAGTGCAGGTCTTTGTGGGGGTTAGAAGGCTGGGAGCGAGGGTGGCTTGAGGGCAGCAGGCAGTTGGGACCAAGGTCTAAGTCACAAAAGTGCCACAACCAGGCCAGGTGGTCAGGAAGCAGGGGAACACAGAGGGGATTTCAAACAGGTCATTAGGCAAATCCACGTCACAAGACCAGAACCCCCGAAAGTAATGAAAACATGCTGACGGATGGCTCTGGCTCTCAGCACGAATGCTAATCAGCTCACGTGTCTCTTGATCGAGTGACTGTAAAATAGAGTCAGGTGGCTTGGTACTCTAGCTTCTGGGAGCCCCGATGTAGACGTTTGCAAAGGTTTGATTATTGGGTCTCCCGTTGTCAGTCCCTGAGGCTGAGAGAGCCTTAAGCATGTCAAAGTTCAGATCCCAACCACCAAGCAAGACCATTGACCTAGATCCCTTTCTTCCACGACCTTCTCTCCTAGACACACGAGCCAGACCTTTTGAGGGGACTATGTGAGCAAACCTGGAGGGAGGCCCCTGGTTCAGCATTTGGTCGAACACAGAACACTGGCCGCAGATAGCATAGCCATGGCTCACACTGCAGGTACCCGGCCCCTTTGGGTCTCAGCACATGGGGCACAGCCACCTGTCTGTTCAGCACCCCTGCCCGCCCCTGAACCAAATGCTGTCCCTTCTGTTCTGGGGGACTCCCAGCCACAGTCCCTGCCCTCTCTCCAACACGCCAGAAGAAAGGTCCTGACCTTGGTCCCACTGGGACAAAATGCCAAGCTCTGTTGCCATGCTGGCTGCCCTCAGGGTTGGGCCCACATGAGAGGCAACACAGCCCGGTGAAGAGCCTGGCCCAGGAGTCAGGGATTTGGGCCCAGAACAGGCTCATTCACTGCACCTTCAACCACTTTGAGTCTCGATATCTACATGTATAAAAAGGGGATAAAACCATCACTGCTTTCCTCTTAGGTTTACCTTAAGGATCAATGGATACAACATTATTCCACAAAAGAAGCATTTAACATCTCAAAATATCCCTAAGAACAGTAACCCTATCCAATGGTGTCTTTTCATTACTCTTACCTTTCCCTCATGGACCTCTTTCCTTCCAGTCAGCTGTTGCTGTGTAACCAGCAACCCCAAAATTCAATGTATACAACAATATGCATTATTTCTTGCTCACAGGTCTACAGATCAGCTGGGAGGGCTCCGTTCCCTGGACTTCCTCTGGGGCCAGGCTGAAGGGGCTGCAGCTACCCAGGGCATGCTCATCTAACGTGGTGGGAGGTAGAAATTTCCAGAGGGGTAGAGAAGACATGATGCCTCAGCTTGGAATCTGCACACAGCCATTTCTCCCCCCATCCTCTCAGTCTCAGCCGGAGACAGGGCCAAGCCCAAGAGCAATGGCGGGAGCCGGGTAGCCTCCTCCTGTACCAGGTCCTCTCTGAAGACGCAGAAGGGATGCCAGGGAAGGAAGCCCGGTGCTTCTGGCATTTTCCAAAGTCACATCAGCAGGACCTTGGGCACTGACAGCAGGCCACTCTCTCTGGTCAGGGAGAGCTATTTGTACATGGACCCTGAGAGTCCGCCCCCCTCTTTGGTTCAATGTGGCCCAGGTACAGGTTGGGGGAGCGTCACAGCACAATGAAGTTGGAACCAGTCCTGGGCTCTGATGTGGCTGAaattgaagaataaaagaaagaatcctcTAAGCACCGAGGCTGGGAACAAATGGCTTCAAAGGAACCCTGACATGTGCAGGCTGTCGGGCTTTCAGCAATAATGAGTGCCGCAAGAACTTCTGACCTGTCGCGATGAGCTGTAGGTGACCCGCTGTACACCAGTGTGTGTGGCCCGGGGGAGGGGGACAGCCACAGAtgcagaaggagaagggagggcacAGAGCTCTGGTTCCCCAAGGTGTGCTGAAGCAGCCTCTGCCCCACCATGAGTTCTGGCACCCtgggatgccttttttttttcttttccttttctttttttacagagacagagaaagggatagatagggacagacagacaggaacgcagagagataagaagcatcaatcatcagttttttgttgcgacaccttagttgttcattgattgcttttttttttttttttttttttaagttttttttttaataattatcccTTGTgagaaggtgttttttttaatttttttttatttatttattcattttagagaggagagggagagacagagagagagagaggagagacagagagagagaagggggaggagctggaagcatcaactcccatatgtgccttgaccaggtaagcccagggttttgaaccggcgacctcagcatttccaggtcgacgctttatccactgcgccaccacaggtcaggcttgattgctttcttatatgtgccttaaccacaggccttcagcaggccgaataaccccttgctcgagccagtccaagctggtgagcttttgctcaaaccagatgagcctgcgctctagctggcaacctcagagtctcgaacctgggtcctcctgtctgtctgtccctacctatccctctctctgactctgtctttgtaaaaaaaaaaaaaaaaaaagagtgtggggagggacaCAATTCACCTGACTCTAGAGAATGAAATCACTCAAAATGTTTAAATGGCCAGTTTGCATGTCAGAAAGAGCCTCTGGTCACTGAGGAGCAGGGCCGGGCTTGGGAGCAGGGAAAGCAAGCAGGGTGGCT
Proteins encoded in this region:
- the DNASE1 gene encoding deoxyribonuclease-1 isoform X2, encoding MPATQLCGKATQAAPLFCVLQQQKEKVSIPGSWQNSHHLWWKSHFRMDARLMGVLLTLAGVLHVALPLRIAAFNIQTFGETKMSNATLVNYIVQILSRYDIALVQEVRDSHLTAVGKLLDRLNQDDPNTYHYIVSEPLGRSTYKERYLFLFRPDQVSLLDSYQYDDGCEPCGNDTFSREPAIVKFSSPFTQVKEFAIVPLHAAPLDAVAEIDYLYDVYLDVRQKWDIEDIMLMGDFNAGCSYVTPSHWSSIRLRTTPIFQWLIPDTADTTVTATHCAYDRIVVAGTLLQHAVVPDSATPFDFQAAYGLSNQTAQAISDHYPVEVTLRRA
- the DNASE1 gene encoding deoxyribonuclease-1 isoform X1, encoding MPATQLCGKATQAAPLFCVLQQQKEKVSIPGSWQNSHHLWWKSHFSSAQPDSEKKAQSLTRPTYECPFSRMDARLMGVLLTLAGVLHVALPLRIAAFNIQTFGETKMSNATLVNYIVQILSRYDIALVQEVRDSHLTAVGKLLDRLNQDDPNTYHYIVSEPLGRSTYKERYLFLFRPDQVSLLDSYQYDDGCEPCGNDTFSREPAIVKFSSPFTQVKEFAIVPLHAAPLDAVAEIDYLYDVYLDVRQKWDIEDIMLMGDFNAGCSYVTPSHWSSIRLRTTPIFQWLIPDTADTTVTATHCAYDRIVVAGTLLQHAVVPDSATPFDFQAAYGLSNQTAQAISDHYPVEVTLRRA
- the DNASE1 gene encoding deoxyribonuclease-1 isoform X3, with the protein product MDARLMGVLLTLAGVLHVALPLRIAAFNIQTFGETKMSNATLVNYIVQILSRYDIALVQEVRDSHLTAVGKLLDRLNQDDPNTYHYIVSEPLGRSTYKERYLFLFRPDQVSLLDSYQYDDGCEPCGNDTFSREPAIVKFSSPFTQVKEFAIVPLHAAPLDAVAEIDYLYDVYLDVRQKWDIEDIMLMGDFNAGCSYVTPSHWSSIRLRTTPIFQWLIPDTADTTVTATHCAYDRIVVAGTLLQHAVVPDSATPFDFQAAYGLSNQTAQAISDHYPVEVTLRRA